In Acinetobacter piscicola, a single window of DNA contains:
- a CDS encoding HNH endonuclease signature motif containing protein: MAEKFNAKFGENRTNDSMQRWCSKNNFLGVPNTGRFIKGQSAWNDGKTGYMGANATSFKKGNVPHNTKPLFSERTCAKDGYVLIKIREEHPQFVLKHRWLWEQVKGPIPENHKIVFINEDKTDIRIDNLMLVSDAELAVKNIKFSKVSNAETNETCLLLSKLHIAAKKVA, translated from the coding sequence ATGGCTGAAAAATTTAATGCCAAATTTGGTGAGAATCGCACAAATGATTCTATGCAGCGCTGGTGCAGTAAAAATAATTTTTTAGGTGTTCCAAACACAGGAAGATTTATCAAGGGTCAAAGTGCATGGAATGATGGGAAAACTGGTTACATGGGCGCAAATGCTACAAGCTTTAAAAAAGGCAATGTACCACACAACACCAAGCCTTTATTTAGTGAGCGCACATGTGCAAAAGATGGTTATGTCTTGATAAAGATTCGCGAAGAACACCCTCAATTTGTTTTAAAACATCGTTGGCTGTGGGAGCAGGTCAAAGGACCTATCCCAGAAAATCATAAAATCGTTTTTATTAATGAAGATAAAACCGATATTCGCATTGATAATTTAATGCTTGTTAGTGATGCGGAGCTTGCTGTTAAAAATATCAAGTTTTCAAAGGTTTCCAATGCTGAAACCAACGAAACTTGCTTACTTTTATCTAAGTTGCATATTGCAGCAAAGAAGGTGGCGTGA
- a CDS encoding Rha family transcriptional regulator, whose amino-acid sequence MNELIVKSSQLTMSTRLIAELTGKEHFHVKRDCETMFSELDLDPKGYIQNWIHPQNGQTYTEYLLPKNLVETLITGYSIKLRYQVIQRLHELENCAKSAVPQTFSEALQLAADQAKQLELAAPKVTYYDTVVERSTLLNASQVAQKIKMSAIKMNKILDSLNVYHRGVKRARLFQQWFIDKGLGEVKQTELGFSQPMFTTLGEAWVIEKLVSEGVLEA is encoded by the coding sequence ATGAATGAGTTAATTGTTAAAAGTTCGCAGCTCACTATGTCCACTCGCTTAATTGCAGAGCTGACAGGTAAAGAGCATTTTCATGTAAAGCGTGATTGTGAAACCATGTTTAGTGAATTGGATTTAGATCCAAAGGGGTATATCCAAAACTGGATACACCCCCAAAATGGTCAAACTTATACTGAATATTTATTACCTAAAAATTTAGTGGAAACACTTATTACTGGGTATAGCATTAAATTGCGCTATCAGGTTATTCAACGATTACATGAATTGGAGAATTGTGCTAAAAGTGCGGTTCCTCAAACTTTCTCGGAAGCATTGCAACTTGCAGCAGATCAGGCAAAACAACTTGAACTTGCTGCGCCAAAAGTTACTTATTATGACACTGTTGTTGAGCGCTCTACCCTGCTCAATGCTTCACAAGTTGCTCAAAAAATTAAAATGTCAGCAATCAAGATGAATAAAATTCTAGATTCGCTCAATGTTTATCATCGTGGTGTTAAGCGCGCTCGACTTTTTCAGCAATGGTTTATTGACAAGGGTTTAGGTGAAGTGAAACAGACTGAACTTGGTTTTTCACAGCCAATGTTTACTACTTTGGGTGAAGCGTGGGTTATTGAAAAGTTGGTGAGTGAGGGAGTGTTGGAGGCATGA
- a CDS encoding tyrosine-type recombinase/integrase: MKLPKPRKRGEAYYIEIMINGKRSSATRDTAKECEQWAAQKLLEVKANQVTEDLGVKPHYPFKTLFYKYYDEVGKKMRGSSYIKQQLNPFDLKFGALADMSIHDITPKHLTNWRNKRAKEVGANTLLREMALYSSVFTYAIKELFILDDNPWSTVKKPVKPKARHRRIRDDEIKIIIKSLDYVEGKIPTTNEHYVAWAFLFALETAMRRGEILGIKMSDIYDRHVHLPKTKNGDARDVPLTKKALALLELINHDGVKLIPQSENAFRLMWERRKAKVGLEDIHFHDARHEAITRFVNNQKLPVEVLAKVTGHKNIKILVNTYYNPDVNDIADMLDRE; encoded by the coding sequence ATGAAATTACCGAAACCAAGAAAGCGTGGTGAAGCTTATTACATAGAAATAATGATCAACGGCAAACGTTCATCTGCCACACGCGATACAGCAAAAGAATGTGAACAATGGGCAGCGCAAAAATTACTTGAAGTCAAAGCAAATCAAGTTACCGAGGATTTGGGTGTAAAACCGCACTATCCATTCAAGACACTTTTTTATAAATACTATGACGAAGTTGGTAAGAAGATGCGTGGATCTTCATATATCAAACAACAGTTAAATCCATTCGATTTAAAATTTGGTGCACTCGCTGATATGTCAATTCACGACATCACACCAAAGCACCTGACCAATTGGCGGAATAAAAGAGCAAAGGAAGTAGGAGCTAATACTTTGCTGCGAGAGATGGCTTTATATAGTTCTGTCTTTACTTATGCAATTAAAGAGCTATTTATACTAGATGACAATCCGTGGTCAACAGTGAAGAAACCTGTAAAACCAAAAGCTCGACACCGCAGAATCAGAGATGATGAGATTAAAATAATTATAAAATCCTTGGATTATGTCGAGGGTAAAATACCAACAACAAACGAACATTATGTAGCGTGGGCATTTTTATTTGCACTGGAAACAGCAATGCGTCGAGGTGAAATACTCGGTATCAAAATGTCAGATATTTATGATCGTCATGTGCATTTACCAAAAACCAAAAATGGTGATGCACGCGATGTACCGCTAACCAAAAAAGCTTTGGCACTTTTAGAGTTAATCAACCACGATGGCGTTAAATTAATTCCACAATCTGAAAATGCTTTTCGATTAATGTGGGAACGAAGAAAGGCAAAAGTAGGTCTTGAGGATATTCATTTCCATGATGCTCGACATGAGGCTATTACGAGGTTTGTAAACAATCAGAAATTACCTGTGGAGGTTTTGGCAAAAGTGACAGGGCATAAAAACATTAAAATTCTTGTGAATACTTACTACAACCCCGACGTGAATGATATTGCAGACATGCTTGATCGTGAATAA
- a CDS encoding recombinase RecT, with the protein MNAPVNTNQVATPQVNPVQQYFKDQGALKKIQSILGEKAKSFVTTVLQLTATNSQLASANPETVYAAAVTAATLDLPVNPNFGFAYILPYNVNKKCKANGWKDEWHTEAQLQIGYKGFIQLALRSNQFKSINVCPVFYGDTNEMIMSRLTSLFPPRVDGGQIVGYVAWFKLLDGFEAHENMTLDELKNHAYNYSKTYKKAVDDDKNYSTWHQNFDAMSKKTVLKKLLTHWAPLSVDLQKAIDSDQAVMRTVNGEQAPDYIDNKSVVTPIEAPKLVLLDGEFNDLLEQLNAGAIDKAYISNSYELTDAQKVAVEAQ; encoded by the coding sequence ATGAATGCGCCAGTGAATACAAATCAAGTGGCAACTCCACAAGTCAACCCTGTTCAGCAATACTTCAAAGATCAAGGTGCGTTAAAAAAGATTCAAAGTATTTTGGGTGAAAAAGCAAAAAGCTTTGTAACTACAGTTTTGCAATTAACAGCAACAAATAGTCAACTTGCTAGTGCAAATCCTGAAACTGTTTATGCTGCTGCTGTAACCGCTGCCACACTAGACTTGCCTGTTAATCCAAATTTTGGGTTTGCTTATATTTTGCCTTACAACGTAAATAAAAAGTGCAAAGCAAATGGTTGGAAGGATGAATGGCACACTGAGGCACAATTGCAAATTGGCTATAAAGGTTTCATTCAGTTAGCTCTACGCTCAAATCAGTTTAAATCAATCAATGTCTGCCCTGTATTTTATGGTGATACAAATGAAATGATTATGAGTCGTTTAACATCACTTTTCCCACCTAGAGTTGACGGTGGTCAAATTGTTGGTTATGTGGCTTGGTTTAAGTTATTGGATGGGTTTGAAGCTCATGAAAATATGACTCTTGATGAGCTGAAGAATCATGCTTACAACTACAGCAAGACTTATAAAAAAGCTGTAGATGATGATAAAAACTACAGCACTTGGCATCAAAATTTTGATGCTATGAGCAAGAAAACTGTACTCAAAAAATTATTAACTCACTGGGCACCACTGTCAGTTGATCTTCAAAAAGCCATTGATTCAGATCAGGCAGTAATGCGCACTGTTAATGGTGAGCAAGCGCCCGACTACATTGATAATAAGTCAGTAGTCACCCCTATCGAAGCTCCGAAGCTTGTGCTTTTAGATGGTGAATTTAATGATTTACTCGAACAATTAAATGCAGGTGCAATTGATAAAGCATACATTTCTAATAGTTACGAGCTGACAGATGCTCAAAAAGTAGCGGTGGAGGCTCAATAA